In Strigops habroptila isolate Jane chromosome 6, bStrHab1.2.pri, whole genome shotgun sequence, a single genomic region encodes these proteins:
- the OTOR gene encoding otoraplin, giving the protein MTQSVYLVILLLCLGLMYPLVTGIFMDKLASQKLCADDDCVYTISLARAEEDYNAPDCRFINIKKGQLIYIYSKLVKEDDSGEFWAGSVYGEQYEDHMGTVGYFPSSLVSEQHVYQEANKTVPTTDIDFFCE; this is encoded by the exons atgacacaaaGTGTTTATTTGGTTATTTTACTTTTGTGTCTTGGATTAATGTATCCTCTTGTAACTGGGATTTTTATGGACAAGCTTGCCAGCCAGAAGCTGTGTGCTGATGATGACTGTGTGT ACACCATTTCCCTTGCCAGAGCAGAAGAGGATTATAATGCTCCAGACTGCAGattcattaatattaaaaaagggCAGTTGATTTATATTTACTCAAAACTAGTGAAAGAAGACGACTCTGGAGAATTCTGGGCTGGAAGT GTTTATGGAGAACAGTATGAAGACCATATGGGGACAGTTGGTTATTTTCCTAGCAGTTTAGTCTCAGAACAACATGTCTATCAAGAAGCAAATAAGACTGTTCCTACAACG GACAttgatttcttctgtgaatAG
- the SNRPB2 gene encoding U2 small nuclear ribonucleoprotein B'': protein MDIRPNHTIYINNINDKIKKEELKRSLYALFSQFGHVVDIVALKTMKMRGQAFVIFKELGSSTNALRQLQGFPFYGKPMRIQYAKTDSDIISKMRGTFADKEKRKEKKKAKSLEQSANAPNKKVIQGATQNSASAPGTAAQNQQVPDNPPNYILFLNNLPEETNEMMLSMLFNQFPGFKEVRLVPGRHDIAFVEFENENQAGAARDALQGFKITPSHAMKITYAKK from the exons ATGGACATCAGGCCGAACCACACCATCTACATCAACAACATCAATGACAAGATTAAGAAAGAAG AACTGAAGAGGTCCCTGTATGCGTTATTCTCACAGTTTGGCCATGTGGTTGACATTGTGGCTTTAAAGACTATGAAGATGAGAGGACAGGCTTTTGTTATATTTAAAGAACTTGGGTCATCTACCAATGCTTTAAGACAGCTACAAGGCTTTCCGTTTTATGGGAAGCCAATG cGGATTCAGTATGCAAAAACAGACTCTGATATCATCTCTAAAATGCGTGGTACTTTTGCCgataaggaaaaaaggaaggaaaagaagaaggcCAAATCTCTGGAGCAGTCAGCAAATGCACCAAATAAAAAGGTTATCCAG GGAGCAACACAAAATTCAGCCAGCGCCCCAGGGACTGCAGCACAGAATCAGCAG GTGCCTGACAACCCACCCAACTATATCCTTTTCCTTAATAACTTGCCTGAGGAAACAAACGAGATGATGCTGTCCATGTTATTCAATCA GTTTCCTGGATTCAAAGAAGTTCGCTTAGTGCCTGGGCGCCACGACATTGCATTTGTGGAGTTTGAAAATGAGAATCAAGCGGGAGCTGCGCGAGATGCTCTCCAAGGATTCAAGATTACTCCGTCTCATGCCATGAAAATCACTTACGCGAAGAAATAA